The Acidimicrobiales bacterium region GCCACCGGCGGCCCGTCCGCCGGGCGGTGCCGCTACGGACGGCCACCGCGCTGCTGCGGGCCGGCGTGCCCGGCGTCGTCCGGTCGGTGGGCCCGGGGGCGGGTGGGAGCGAGCCGCGGCAGGCGGCCGACGGCCCGCTGGCCGGGGACCGCCGGTAGCCATGTTCATCTGCCACTGCCGCGCCGTGACCGACCGGGCGATCCGGGCGGCCATCGAGGCCGGCGCCTCGGACCCGCGCGCCGTCGGCCGGTCCTGCGGCGCCGGGTCGCGGTGCGGCGGGTGCTGGCCCGCGCTGGAGGCGCTGCTGTCGGAGTACGGTCTCGGCTCCGACGCCGCCGCCGGGGCCCACGCCGCTTGACGCCGGCCCGGTTCGGCGGTCGAATGGGCCGGACCCGAGGGAGGAGCGCCAGGTGAAGGCAGCGAAGGGGATCGTCGACCTGCTCAACGACGTGTTGACGGCCGAGCTGACGGCGATCAACCAGTACTTCGTCGACGCCAAGATGTGCGAGAACTGGGGTTACGCGCGGCTGGCCGAGCACATCCGGGCCGACTCCATCGACGAGATGAAGGACGCCGAGAAGCTCGTCGACCGCATCCTCTACCTGGACGGGGTGCCCAACATGCAGCGGCTGGGCCCGGTGAAGGTCGGCGAGACGGTGCTGGAGAAGCTGCGCCTCGCCCTCGCCCTCGAGACCGACGCGATCGCCCGTCTGAACAGGGGCATCGTCACCTGCACCAAGGAGGGTGACCACGGCTCCCGCCAGCTCCTGGAGGAGATCCTCCGCGGCGAGGAGGAGCACGCCGACTGGCTGGAGTCGCAGCTCGACCTGGTGGACCAGATCGGCGAGGCGCACTACCTGGCGCAGCAGGTCCGCGACTAGGCCGAGACCAGGCCGGTCCACTCCCGCCGTTCCCCGGCGGGGCGATTGCCGCGGACCGGGCTGGCACCGGCGGTACCGTCGTCGCCATGGCCGACCGAAGGGAACGGCGGCGCCACCGGCGCGACGAGGCGCGCACCTTCGAGATCCTCTCCGTGCAGGGCAAGGACGAGGACTGGATCTCCGAGCTGCGGGAGGACGACCCGCCCGAGCCGGGCCCGGACGACGGCGGGTGGGCGCCGG contains the following coding sequences:
- the bfr gene encoding bacterioferritin; the protein is MKAAKGIVDLLNDVLTAELTAINQYFVDAKMCENWGYARLAEHIRADSIDEMKDAEKLVDRILYLDGVPNMQRLGPVKVGETVLEKLRLALALETDAIARLNRGIVTCTKEGDHGSRQLLEEILRGEEEHADWLESQLDLVDQIGEAHYLAQQVRD
- a CDS encoding (2Fe-2S)-binding protein, with the protein product MFICHCRAVTDRAIRAAIEAGASDPRAVGRSCGAGSRCGGCWPALEALLSEYGLGSDAAAGAHAA